A section of the Prionailurus bengalensis isolate Pbe53 chromosome C2, Fcat_Pben_1.1_paternal_pri, whole genome shotgun sequence genome encodes:
- the P2RY12 gene encoding P2Y purinoceptor 12: MDNLTSVAGNGSLCTRDYKITQVLFPLLYTVLFFVGLIINSLAMRIFFQIRSKSNFIIFLKNTVISDLLMILTFPFKILSDTKLGTGPLRTFVCQVTSVIFYFTMYISISFLGLITIDRYQKTTRPFKTSNPNNLLGAKILSVVIWAFMFLISLPNMILTNRRPREKNVKKCSFLKSEFGLVWHEIVNYICQVIFWINFLIVIVCYTLITKELYRSYVRTRGVGKVPRKKVNIKVFIIIAVFFICFVPFHFARIPYTLSQTRDVFDCSAENTLFYVKESTLWLTSLNACLDPFIYFFLCKSFKNSLMSMLKCPNSATSLSQENRKKEQDGGDPSEETPM, encoded by the coding sequence ATGGACAACCTCACCTCTGTGGCTGGGAATGGCAGCCTGTGCACCAGAGATTACAAAATCACCCAGGTCCTCTTCCCGCTCCTCTATACCGTCCTCTTTTTTGTTGGACTCATCATAAACAGCCTGGCAATGAGGATTTTCTTTCAAATCCGCAGTAAatccaactttattatttttcttaagaacaCAGTCATTTCTGATCTTCTCATGATTCTGACTTTTCCATTCAAAATCCTCAGTGATACCAAGCTGGGAACAGGACCACTGAGAACCTTTGTATGCCAAGTGACCtctgtcatattttattttacaatgtaCATTAGTATTTCATTCCTGGGACTGATAACTATTGATCGTTACCAGAAAACCACCAGGCCATTTAAGACATCCAATCCCAACAATCTCTTGGGGGCTAAGATTCTCTCCGTTGTAATCTGGGCATTCATGTTCTTGATCTCTTTGCCCAACATGATTCTGACCAACAGGAGGCCAAGAgaaaagaatgtgaagaaatgcTCGTTCCTCAAATCGGAGTTTGGTCTGGTCTGGCATGAAATAGTCAATTACATCTGTCAAGTCATTTTctggattaattttttaattgtcattGTATGTTATACACTTATTACAAAAGAACTGTACAGGTCATATGTCAGAACAAGAGGTGTAGGCAAAGTCCCTAGGAAGAAGGTAAACATCAAAGTTTTCATTATCAttgctgtgttttttatttgttttgttcctttccaTTTTGCCCGCATTCCCTATACCCTGAGCCAGACCCGGGATGTCTTTGACTGCTCTGCTGAAAATACTCTGTTCTATGTTAAAGAGAGCACCCTTTGGTTAACTTCCTTAAATGCATGCCTGGATCCATTCATCTACTTTTTCCTTTGCAAGTCCTTCAAAAACTCCTTAATGAGTATGCTGAAGTGCCCCAATTCTGCAACATCTCTATctcaagaaaacaggaaaaaagaacagGATGGTGGTGACCCAAGTGAAGAGACTCCAATGTAA